A genomic window from Candidatus Methylacidiphilum fumarolicum includes:
- a CDS encoding nitrogen fixation protein NifZ encodes MKEKDINELDGPPVFEFGQKVRSRKNIRNDGTFPGKEIGEILVKKGEIGYVSSIGTFLQKYYIYGVDFIERGYLVGMKAEELERVDEDGNKEG; translated from the coding sequence ATGAAGGAGAAGGACATCAATGAGCTTGATGGCCCGCCTGTATTTGAGTTTGGCCAAAAGGTTAGAAGTAGAAAAAATATTCGCAATGATGGAACATTTCCTGGAAAAGAGATAGGAGAAATTTTGGTTAAAAAAGGGGAAATTGGTTATGTCAGCAGTATCGGGACATTTCTTCAAAAATACTATATCTATGGGGTTGATTTTATTGAAAGAGGCTATCTGGTTGGAATGAAAGCCGAAGAATTAGAAAGAGTCGATGAAGACGGTAACAAAGAGGGATAG
- a CDS encoding 4Fe4S-binding leucine-rich repeat protein: protein MKDLSKECLDWEGKPVDCTQCPHKELKSKGKCKKGEACIQDRYAKRIERFFERNPTLATSYLMHPYFEIRAIALRHVDGHHQIRMSMDPDDTVRMSAAYYVPKKFLLRLRFDKSRDVRIRAAGLLEGMDLVPMLIDPDYYVRQIVARKIPVEWLIFMVSDPEAAVRIEVAKRIGEEGLNILANDLNEEVRLTVVSRLDSNELIRFINDPSWKVRFEVVRRIHPGSLQIFCQDQDSFVREFAKLRMEELYGQTQNNQLKKGWGKKKDDEGEGHQ from the coding sequence GTGAAAGATCTTTCGAAAGAATGTTTAGATTGGGAAGGGAAGCCGGTTGACTGCACCCAATGCCCTCATAAGGAATTAAAATCTAAGGGCAAATGTAAGAAGGGGGAAGCATGTATTCAGGATAGGTATGCGAAAAGAATTGAACGCTTCTTCGAAAGAAATCCCACCCTGGCTACTAGTTATTTAATGCATCCCTATTTTGAAATTCGGGCAATTGCTCTGAGGCATGTCGATGGTCATCATCAAATCCGGATGTCGATGGATCCCGACGATACTGTCAGAATGAGCGCTGCCTACTATGTGCCCAAAAAGTTTCTCCTCCGATTGCGTTTTGATAAGAGCCGGGATGTGCGGATTAGGGCGGCTGGATTATTGGAGGGGATGGATCTTGTCCCGATGCTGATTGATCCTGATTATTATGTCAGGCAGATAGTTGCTAGAAAAATTCCGGTCGAATGGTTGATTTTTATGGTTTCAGATCCTGAAGCTGCCGTACGGATTGAGGTTGCCAAGAGAATAGGGGAAGAGGGATTGAACATCCTTGCCAATGATTTGAACGAAGAAGTCAGGCTAACCGTTGTCTCTAGACTAGACTCGAATGAATTGATACGGTTTATCAATGATCCTAGCTGGAAAGTAAGATTTGAAGTGGTGCGGAGAATTCATCCTGGTTCTTTACAAATCTTTTGTCAAGACCAGGATTCCTTTGTGAGAGAATTTGCTAAGCTTCGAATGGAAGAGCTCTATGGACAAACACAAAATAATCAGTTGAAAAAAGGATGGGGAAAAAAGAAAGACGATGAAGGAGAAGGACATCAATGA